From a region of the Pseudanabaena sp. ABRG5-3 genome:
- a CDS encoding IS630 transposase-related protein, protein MAPYSLDLRQKIVATYEAGNTSIREVAKQFQVATKTVQTLLNQYRETGELNHKPLGSQIKSPLEAHREKILKIATEHPDWTLWQYCEEVAEQTGVSVTTGSMCRFFQRHNITLKKRPIAMKR, encoded by the coding sequence ATGGCACCTTACTCACTAGATCTTAGGCAAAAGATCGTAGCAACCTACGAAGCAGGAAATACATCGATTCGTGAAGTAGCTAAGCAATTTCAAGTCGCGACAAAAACAGTGCAAACACTGCTGAATCAATACCGAGAGACAGGAGAACTAAACCACAAACCATTAGGGAGTCAAATCAAAAGTCCGCTCGAAGCCCATCGAGAGAAAATCCTCAAAATTGCGACAGAGCATCCAGATTGGACACTATGGCAGTACTGTGAGGAAGTAGCAGAACAAACAGGAGTATCAGTGACCACGGGCAGTATGTGCCGATTTTTCCAGAGGCATAACATCACGCTAAAAAAAAGACCTATCGCCATGAAAAGGTAA
- the psbO gene encoding photosystem II manganese-stabilizing polypeptide, with protein MKFRSFTKAIFTLCISLCMLVASGVFASTTFAAVPPGLTYDQIVNTGLANKCGDILGASRGGRNFIPVGAGQSVEITDLCLEPTSFYVKEESNNKRKKPEFVASKLMTRSTSSLDFVKATVTGNSDGSLSLVETDGLDYQPITVKMPGGELVAILFTIKGYKATTNPGVNGLTTSVDFVGTTDVPTYRGSGFIDPKGRGLAIGYDSAEALPAKRNAFDNRSVKDDSTSKGTLSLQIAKLNADTGEIAGTFETEQTSDNDLGGVEPKEVIIRGVFYGKVNA; from the coding sequence ATGAAATTTCGTAGTTTTACGAAAGCAATTTTTACATTGTGTATCAGTTTATGCATGTTAGTAGCTAGTGGTGTATTTGCTAGCACTACTTTTGCTGCTGTCCCCCCCGGTTTGACCTATGACCAAATTGTAAATACTGGTTTAGCAAACAAATGTGGTGACATTTTGGGCGCTTCTCGCGGTGGTCGTAACTTTATTCCCGTTGGTGCAGGTCAGTCTGTCGAAATCACTGATCTTTGCTTAGAGCCAACCTCCTTCTATGTAAAAGAAGAATCGAACAACAAGCGCAAAAAGCCTGAGTTCGTAGCTAGCAAGTTAATGACTCGTTCTACTTCTAGTCTTGACTTCGTAAAGGCAACTGTTACTGGTAATAGCGATGGTAGCTTGAGCCTAGTAGAAACCGATGGTCTCGACTATCAACCAATCACTGTCAAAATGCCTGGTGGTGAATTGGTAGCGATTTTGTTCACCATCAAGGGTTATAAGGCAACCACAAACCCCGGTGTAAATGGTTTGACTACATCCGTTGACTTCGTTGGTACAACCGATGTTCCTACCTATCGTGGTTCTGGCTTTATCGATCCTAAGGGTCGTGGTCTAGCGATCGGTTATGACTCTGCTGAGGCATTGCCTGCTAAGCGTAACGCTTTCGATAACCGCAGCGTTAAGGATGACTCAACCTCTAAGGGTACTCTATCCTTGCAAATTGCTAAGTTGAATGCTGACACTGGTGAAATCGCTGGTACTTTCGAGACCGAACAAACCTCCGACAATGACCTTGGTGGTGTTGAGCCTAAGGAAGTAATCATTCGCGGCGTATTCTACGGAAAAGTTAACGCTTAA
- the petG gene encoding cytochrome b6-f complex subunit V, translated as MVEPILSGICLGLIFITLGGLFFAAYQQYRRV; from the coding sequence ATGGTAGAACCAATTTTGTCGGGCATTTGCCTCGGTCTTATTTTCATTACCCTTGGCGGACTATTTTTCGCTGCTTATCAGCAATACCGTAGAGTCTAG
- a CDS encoding SGNH/GDSL hydrolase family protein, whose product MRRPRYTPSWHSKRKSSWLRNTLLLIFIGLPLLLILAELIARGALLATGTTQLEPNKTVAIAQSYAFKLQDANGNSYPGLPDSGRLKVRRSPLLGYELIPSQSSDYWQINDQGFRQDSSVPIEKPAGEIRVFLVGGSTAFTNMAEKNQRALAFKIEKLINDRVRAQNNNPEKFKPKETPYFADQIEAMRALPPRIRDGSYRVIAAAVPGYTSGNELALLSQKVMAYSPNALIIIDGYEDLRSPSSQPAHEIGNVDQMLRDPIAQYRQHQSQQFSNWVNSFYLVKAWQKWIVPADTATFSSDYQIFSAEQFSKDPKELQKRIDRYVYNTKQMTRLAGDIPTLIVLQPEITGKQKALTKEEQGILKSLGNEYSDRVTNAYNVTEKTLSSQFPNTKFINFYQLFQSSNQQAFIDPIHLTEAANDTVAQKLYESIEQVFSVQPAPNSINSDITPQSVPTPQPTPTPEPPKPTSPPASLSETLQRVQGQ is encoded by the coding sequence ATGCGTAGACCCCGATATACTCCCTCTTGGCATTCCAAGCGCAAATCATCTTGGTTGCGAAACACTTTACTCCTCATCTTTATTGGTTTGCCATTACTGTTAATTTTGGCAGAACTAATTGCGCGAGGAGCGCTTTTGGCTACAGGTACAACTCAACTTGAACCTAACAAAACTGTAGCGATCGCCCAATCCTATGCCTTTAAATTGCAGGATGCCAATGGTAATAGCTATCCCGGATTACCCGATTCAGGTCGCCTTAAAGTTCGCCGTAGTCCCCTATTAGGATATGAACTAATTCCTAGTCAGAGTAGTGACTATTGGCAAATTAATGACCAAGGCTTTCGTCAAGATTCCTCCGTACCAATTGAAAAACCTGCTGGCGAGATCCGCGTATTTTTAGTTGGTGGGTCTACCGCTTTTACGAATATGGCGGAAAAAAATCAAAGAGCCTTGGCTTTTAAAATCGAGAAGTTAATCAACGATCGCGTCCGCGCCCAAAATAACAACCCTGAAAAATTTAAGCCCAAAGAAACACCCTACTTTGCCGATCAAATCGAGGCAATGCGGGCTTTACCTCCACGTATTCGAGATGGTAGCTATCGGGTAATTGCGGCGGCAGTCCCCGGATATACCTCTGGCAATGAACTAGCTCTGCTATCTCAGAAGGTAATGGCCTATAGCCCCAATGCCCTAATTATCATTGATGGCTATGAAGACCTGCGATCGCCTAGTAGTCAGCCTGCCCATGAGATTGGCAACGTTGATCAAATGTTGCGCGATCCGATCGCCCAATATCGTCAACACCAAAGCCAACAATTCAGCAACTGGGTAAATTCTTTCTATTTAGTCAAAGCATGGCAAAAGTGGATCGTTCCTGCTGATACTGCGACATTTAGCTCTGATTATCAAATCTTTAGTGCTGAGCAATTTAGCAAAGATCCCAAAGAGTTACAAAAAAGGATTGATCGCTACGTCTACAACACAAAGCAAATGACGAGGTTAGCTGGTGACATTCCCACTTTGATCGTGCTTCAACCAGAGATTACAGGTAAGCAAAAGGCTCTAACCAAGGAAGAGCAAGGCATACTTAAATCTTTGGGTAATGAATATAGCGATCGCGTTACCAATGCGTACAATGTTACTGAAAAAACTCTGAGCAGCCAATTTCCAAACACAAAATTTATTAATTTCTATCAACTATTTCAATCAAGCAATCAACAAGCTTTTATTGATCCAATTCATCTAACGGAAGCTGCCAATGATACGGTGGCCCAAAAATTGTATGAAAGTATCGAACAGGTATTTTCAGTACAACCAGCTCCAAATTCGATCAATAGTGACATTACCCCACAGTCAGTTCCCACACCACAGCCCACACCTACCCCTGAGCCACCAAAACCAACATCTCCTCCAGCCAGTCTTTCAGAAACACTGCAACGAGTACAAGGACAGTGA
- the gloA gene encoding lactoylglutathione lyase, with amino-acid sequence MRVLHTMVRVGNLERSLDFYTNVLGMKELRRKDYPDGRFTLAFVGYGDESSNAVIELTHNWDTEAYEIGTGYGHIALGMENIYDACEAIREKGGKITREPGLMKHGTTEIAFVEDPDGYKIELIQLK; translated from the coding sequence ATGCGCGTTTTACATACAATGGTTCGGGTTGGTAACTTAGAGCGATCGCTAGATTTTTATACTAATGTCCTCGGTATGAAGGAATTACGGCGCAAAGATTACCCAGATGGGCGATTTACCCTTGCCTTTGTAGGCTATGGCGATGAATCGAGCAATGCTGTCATCGAGTTAACCCATAACTGGGATACCGAAGCCTATGAAATTGGTACTGGTTATGGTCATATCGCCCTAGGCATGGAAAATATTTATGATGCTTGCGAAGCAATTCGTGAAAAAGGTGGCAAAATCACCCGCGAACCGGGTCTAATGAAGCATGGTACGACGGAGATTGCCTTTGTTGAAGATCCCGATGGTTACAAAATTGAATTAATTCAACTTAAGTAA
- a CDS encoding DUF3531 family protein, whose translation MEVRFRECDWFDLWIWIKFNETPSQQEKQLLDEVFNSWFLLGKLGGFNACNLQVLESGVDVSYFDYDNQAADDEMMSVMHNMTDLEYENEWARCWVDLGTADAIAIDTLVNALRQFDKEYVAIEEVIIGGQNSDWLVEPKSLDDEDYDQ comes from the coding sequence ATGGAAGTTAGATTTCGAGAATGTGATTGGTTTGACTTATGGATCTGGATAAAATTTAATGAAACTCCCTCCCAGCAAGAAAAACAACTGCTAGACGAAGTATTTAATTCTTGGTTTTTACTTGGCAAGTTGGGGGGCTTCAATGCTTGCAACTTACAGGTTTTAGAGTCTGGTGTCGATGTGAGCTACTTTGACTATGACAACCAAGCCGCCGATGACGAGATGATGTCAGTCATGCACAACATGACTGACCTAGAGTACGAAAACGAATGGGCAAGGTGTTGGGTTGACTTAGGAACTGCTGATGCGATCGCGATCGATACCCTAGTTAATGCTTTGCGTCAGTTTGATAAGGAATATGTGGCGATCGAAGAAGTCATTATCGGTGGACAAAACTCTGACTGGTTGGTTGAACCCAAGAGTCTTGATGATGAAGATTATGATCAATAA
- a CDS encoding Uma2 family endonuclease gives MVRDFLQYPCLIAEVLSPATEARDRGIKQQSYMLLDTLQTYILITPERPRIEIYQRRDDRAWEYMSIAIDGIDFEIDDPLIHIASLDLQFPLSIIYENIDFPKQQEGD, from the coding sequence ATAGTCCGTGATTTTTTGCAATATCCCTGTCTGATTGCTGAAGTGCTATCTCCTGCTACCGAAGCACGTGATCGCGGGATCAAGCAGCAAAGTTACATGCTTCTCGATACCTTACAAACCTATATCCTGATTACACCAGAGCGTCCCAGAATTGAGATCTACCAACGCCGTGATGATCGAGCTTGGGAATATATGTCCATTGCGATCGATGGAATAGATTTTGAGATCGACGATCCGCTAATTCACATCGCTAGCCTCGATTTACAGTTTCCCTTGTCAATCATTTATGAAAATATTGATTTTCCCAAGCAACAAGAAGGAGATTAG
- a CDS encoding DUF4349 domain-containing protein, with product MKGQLSSKKSLKALSMVIAIALASCASSLPNKPSAPANLAVLPEQAQAPNADSATPAKAAIPRPQLIKSANISIQVKSIEEGTKSISDFVKQQQGDILDLQDYRSSNSGIAESVFLKIRIPQERLDAVLETIAQLGIVKGRSLKAEDVSNQLVDLQARLKNLRQTEVQLQEILKQTGSVGDVLKVTQELSRVREMIEQIDAQLTNLKNQVAYSTIQVTLSSAIATIPPQSDLGTQIQNTWNSATSSLVGVSIGLLKLAIWLLVYCPYWLIPLAIYLFLRRRRRQLPQVQKPESNLNSD from the coding sequence GTGAAAGGTCAACTATCTTCCAAGAAATCTTTGAAAGCCTTGAGTATGGTGATAGCGATCGCCCTAGCAAGTTGTGCATCCTCGCTACCCAATAAACCTTCGGCTCCAGCCAATCTTGCAGTTTTGCCAGAACAAGCACAAGCTCCCAATGCTGACTCAGCAACACCTGCTAAAGCTGCTATACCCCGTCCACAACTGATTAAATCTGCCAATATTTCGATACAGGTTAAATCAATTGAAGAAGGTACAAAATCCATTTCAGATTTTGTCAAACAGCAGCAGGGGGACATCTTAGATTTACAGGATTATCGTTCTAGCAACTCTGGTATTGCTGAGTCGGTGTTCCTAAAAATCAGAATTCCCCAAGAACGTCTTGATGCAGTATTAGAGACGATCGCACAATTGGGCATCGTCAAGGGGCGATCGCTTAAGGCTGAGGATGTCTCCAATCAATTAGTAGATTTGCAAGCCCGCCTCAAAAATTTGCGACAAACCGAGGTGCAGCTACAGGAAATCCTCAAGCAAACTGGCTCCGTCGGCGATGTCCTCAAGGTGACGCAAGAACTCAGCCGTGTGCGGGAAATGATCGAGCAAATTGATGCTCAGTTAACCAATTTAAAAAATCAAGTTGCCTATTCCACGATTCAAGTCACTCTTTCCTCTGCGATCGCTACAATTCCTCCTCAATCCGATCTCGGCACGCAAATTCAAAACACTTGGAATAGTGCAACTAGTTCCTTAGTAGGTGTCAGTATTGGTTTGTTAAAACTAGCGATCTGGTTATTAGTCTATTGCCCCTATTGGTTAATTCCTCTAGCCATTTACCTATTCCTCCGCCGTCGCCGTCGTCAACTCCCCCAAGTCCAAAAGCCTGAATCTAATCTAAATTCCGACTAA
- a CDS encoding LCP family protein: MAGRSLNQTFSREEYFLPVATNPINLGQKTDLARKPKAKKNFLSHKWTLFVVLFIALISGGLGAGLAFVLSSRPFQQRQLSADEAAVFNRNSDSMTSAIAGVPTLTRPVNILVLGTIMLTSDLPDAQSKPKGKYLAEVDNNLNGMSDAMLLIRFDPATQKVAVLSIPRDSRVNIQGIGTTKINFANYAGGASLSAQTVSQVLGDIPIDRYIRFNVNGFGKLVDALGGIDIYVPKKMKYQDDSQRLYINLNAGQQKLNGSKAIQYMRYRHDDLGDIGRVQRQQAFFRAFIEQKLKPESITKFSEILGIIKDNIDTNLSVEEVLALASYTAKIDRKSIQMHMAPGRFSNPGEFDSLSYWILDNKMLAKIMYQNFGVMKSADAGLAENTPQSIRVAIQDSMSQPEGAKKATTMLSKAGYSQVFPASSRWTKPIPKTQVIAQNGDIESAEKLRDALGIGEVLIESTGDIESDVTVRVGKDWLQANNIPIKPVKPTQTTNQR; encoded by the coding sequence ATGGCTGGGCGATCGCTGAATCAAACTTTCAGTCGTGAGGAGTATTTCCTACCTGTGGCAACAAATCCCATCAATCTAGGACAAAAAACTGATTTGGCACGTAAGCCCAAAGCCAAGAAGAATTTCTTAAGTCACAAGTGGACACTATTTGTAGTGCTATTTATAGCTCTGATATCTGGGGGACTAGGTGCAGGATTAGCATTTGTATTAAGTAGTCGACCTTTTCAGCAGCGACAGCTATCAGCAGACGAAGCTGCTGTGTTTAATCGTAATTCCGATAGCATGACCTCAGCGATCGCTGGTGTCCCGACCCTAACCCGACCTGTGAATATTTTGGTCTTAGGGACGATCATGCTTACCTCTGATTTACCCGATGCCCAGTCAAAGCCTAAGGGCAAATATCTTGCTGAGGTCGATAACAACCTCAATGGGATGAGTGACGCGATGTTGCTGATTCGTTTTGACCCAGCTACCCAAAAAGTTGCTGTCCTCTCAATTCCCCGTGACAGCCGCGTTAATATCCAAGGTATAGGAACCACCAAGATTAATTTTGCCAACTATGCAGGTGGTGCGTCACTATCAGCCCAAACCGTGAGCCAAGTTCTAGGCGATATCCCCATTGATCGCTATATTCGCTTTAACGTGAATGGATTTGGGAAGTTAGTCGATGCCCTTGGTGGTATTGATATTTATGTGCCGAAAAAAATGAAATATCAAGATGATAGTCAGCGCTTATATATCAATCTCAATGCAGGTCAGCAAAAATTAAATGGTAGTAAAGCCATTCAATACATGCGCTACCGCCATGATGATTTAGGGGATATTGGTCGGGTGCAGCGTCAACAAGCATTTTTCCGTGCTTTCATCGAGCAGAAACTAAAGCCTGAGTCCATCACAAAATTTTCTGAGATTCTCGGCATTATTAAGGACAATATCGACACCAATCTCTCCGTTGAAGAAGTTCTTGCCCTTGCTAGTTACACCGCAAAAATTGATCGTAAGAGTATTCAGATGCACATGGCTCCGGGGCGATTCAGTAACCCTGGGGAGTTCGATAGTCTGAGCTACTGGATTTTGGATAATAAAATGCTTGCCAAAATCATGTACCAAAACTTTGGGGTGATGAAGTCTGCCGATGCAGGGCTTGCTGAGAATACACCTCAAAGTATTAGGGTTGCGATTCAAGACAGTATGTCTCAGCCTGAAGGCGCTAAGAAAGCAACAACTATGCTATCTAAGGCGGGATATTCTCAAGTATTTCCTGCCAGTTCTCGCTGGACGAAACCCATTCCTAAGACGCAAGTTATTGCTCAAAATGGTGATATAGAAAGCGCTGAAAAATTACGTGATGCCTTGGGAATTGGAGAAGTCTTGATCGAATCGACAGGCGATATTGAATCGGATGTCACTGTGCGTGTTGGTAAGGACTGGTTACAAGCCAATAACATTCCTATCAAGCCTGTGAAACCCACACAAACAACTAATCAACGCTAA
- a CDS encoding SDR family oxidoreductase encodes MTKTVLITGASSGIGRATALYFQKRGWNVAATMRSPEQVISKEAGRTNSLTNLDRLAFFKLDVTDSDSIKATVAEAIEKFGAIDVLVNNAGYGMLGAFETSTPEQIQRQFNTNVFGLMETTRAVLPHFRDRQSGVIVNVASVGGRVAFPLYSLYHSTKWAVEGFSESLQHELLAFNIRVKIIEPGPIKTDFYDRSAERTSNPDFPEYDALSDRVLTKLNQIGTTGASPDVVAKTIYGASTDKSWKLRYPADPLAKQLLLARKLLPDFLFTKLIRQTTNI; translated from the coding sequence ATGACTAAAACTGTATTGATCACTGGCGCTTCCTCTGGCATTGGCAGGGCAACGGCTCTATATTTCCAAAAACGTGGTTGGAATGTGGCGGCGACAATGCGATCGCCTGAGCAAGTAATCAGCAAAGAAGCAGGTAGAACGAATAGCTTAACCAATCTCGATCGCCTAGCTTTCTTCAAGCTAGATGTAACCGATAGTGACAGCATTAAGGCTACGGTTGCCGAAGCTATTGAAAAATTTGGGGCGATCGATGTCTTGGTAAATAATGCAGGCTACGGTATGTTAGGCGCATTTGAAACCTCGACCCCTGAGCAAATCCAACGCCAATTTAATACCAATGTCTTTGGTTTGATGGAAACTACTCGCGCTGTACTTCCCCATTTCCGCGATCGCCAAAGTGGTGTGATTGTGAATGTTGCCTCGGTCGGTGGACGGGTCGCGTTTCCACTCTATAGCCTCTATCACTCGACAAAGTGGGCTGTGGAAGGATTTTCCGAATCCTTGCAGCATGAACTATTAGCTTTTAATATTCGCGTCAAAATTATTGAGCCTGGCCCCATTAAAACCGATTTTTATGATCGCTCTGCTGAACGCACTAGTAATCCTGATTTTCCTGAATATGATGCCCTTAGCGATCGGGTATTGACTAAACTCAATCAAATTGGCACAACGGGTGCATCTCCCGATGTGGTGGCAAAGACCATCTATGGTGCTAGTACGGACAAATCGTGGAAATTACGCTATCCCGCTGATCCATTAGCTAAGCAGTTGTTGTTAGCACGCAAGCTGTTGCCAGATTTCCTATTTACGAAACTGATTCGCCAAACTACAAATATTTAA
- a CDS encoding SDR family oxidoreductase, with protein MKAFVAGATGQTGRHIVAELIKRNIPVRALVRNLELAKQVLPTEVELVQGNVLFADTLSEAIADCDVLVCATGAKPSLNALEPYLVDYIGTKNLVKAAKAKNIKHFALVSSLCVSKFLHPLNLFWLVLFWKKQAERYLQDSGLTYTIIRPGGLLNRDKEGGLVLSGADTLFEGSIPRIKVAQVTVEALFEDTAKNKLVEIVVNADTPDRPIAELFAKV; from the coding sequence ATGAAAGCATTTGTAGCTGGAGCCACAGGACAAACAGGACGACATATTGTCGCCGAATTAATCAAACGTAATATTCCTGTCAGAGCTTTGGTTCGTAACTTAGAACTAGCGAAGCAGGTTTTGCCAACTGAAGTAGAGTTAGTCCAAGGAAATGTGCTTTTCGCGGATACTTTGTCAGAGGCGATCGCGGATTGTGATGTGTTGGTATGTGCGACAGGGGCAAAGCCGAGCCTCAATGCCCTTGAGCCATATCTAGTCGATTACATTGGTACAAAGAATTTAGTCAAGGCAGCTAAAGCAAAAAATATCAAACATTTTGCGCTCGTCTCATCCCTTTGCGTATCTAAATTTTTGCATCCCCTAAATCTATTTTGGCTAGTGTTGTTCTGGAAAAAGCAAGCCGAAAGATATCTGCAAGATAGCGGTTTAACCTACACCATCATCCGTCCAGGGGGACTGCTCAATCGCGACAAAGAAGGCGGTTTAGTCCTGTCTGGCGCTGACACCCTCTTTGAAGGCAGTATTCCCCGTATTAAGGTAGCGCAAGTGACGGTAGAGGCTCTATTTGAAGATACTGCCAAGAATAAACTTGTTGAGATCGTGGTGAATGCCGATACACCCGATCGCCCAATTGCTGAATTATTTGCAAAGGTATAA
- the hemB gene encoding porphobilinogen synthase, which yields MQLTHRPRRLRRNPSIRSLVKENHLSVDDFIYPMFVMEGENNRVEVPSMPEAYRFTLDLLVKEVEENYALGIKAIALFPAVPEEKKDLTGTESFNPEGLAQRAVRAIKAAVPDVIIFTDVALDPFTTHGHDGIIDDNGVILNDETVEVLVKMAVSQAAAGTDFVSPSDMMDGRIGAIRQGLDAAGFENVGILAYSAKYASAYYGPFRDALGSAPKSGDKKTYQMDPANSREAIKEVYLDIAEGADIVMVKPALAYLDIIAKVKDATNVPVAAYNVSGEYAMIKAAAQLGWIDEKKVMFETLLSMKRAGADLILTYHAKSVAQLLASGYRP from the coding sequence ATGCAACTCACACATCGCCCTCGCCGCCTCCGCCGCAATCCTTCTATTCGTAGCCTTGTTAAAGAGAATCATTTATCTGTAGATGATTTTATCTATCCAATGTTTGTGATGGAAGGAGAGAATAATCGCGTTGAAGTTCCTTCAATGCCCGAAGCCTATCGCTTTACTCTCGATCTCTTGGTCAAAGAAGTAGAAGAGAACTATGCGTTAGGGATTAAGGCGATCGCGCTTTTTCCTGCGGTTCCTGAAGAGAAAAAGGATCTCACGGGTACGGAAAGTTTTAATCCTGAAGGATTGGCTCAGCGTGCGGTTAGAGCGATTAAGGCAGCAGTGCCTGATGTGATTATCTTTACGGATGTGGCCCTTGATCCTTTCACTACGCACGGACATGATGGCATCATTGATGACAATGGCGTGATTCTCAATGATGAGACCGTTGAAGTTTTAGTAAAAATGGCAGTTTCCCAAGCTGCCGCAGGTACGGATTTTGTCTCTCCCTCGGACATGATGGATGGACGCATTGGTGCAATTCGTCAGGGATTGGATGCTGCTGGTTTTGAGAATGTTGGTATCCTTGCCTATTCCGCTAAATATGCCTCTGCTTACTATGGTCCTTTCCGTGACGCGCTCGGTTCGGCTCCTAAATCTGGTGATAAGAAGACCTATCAAATGGACCCTGCTAATTCCCGTGAAGCGATTAAGGAAGTTTATTTAGATATTGCCGAAGGTGCAGATATCGTCATGGTGAAGCCTGCTTTGGCTTACTTGGATATCATCGCCAAGGTTAAAGATGCCACCAATGTGCCTGTAGCTGCCTATAACGTTAGTGGCGAATACGCAATGATTAAGGCTGCCGCGCAACTAGGCTGGATCGATGAAAAGAAGGTGATGTTTGAAACTCTGCTCAGCATGAAGAGAGCAGGAGCCGATCTGATTTTGACCTACCATGCCAAGTCGGTTGCTCAGCTTTTAGCATCGGGTTATCGTCCCTAA
- a CDS encoding pentapeptide repeat-containing protein translates to MNAKELLESYAQGDRDFSKRSLIGLILTGANLSGSNFIESDLEEITLDIANLEDVELNLANLVRANLSGSILIQANLNGTILEQASLIGANLSEAFLIEADLSDAVLVETNFTNAFLTNANLTRSRLCRANLANAFLTGAYLNGADLRGANLTGADLSRANLTGTNLAGADLSRANLTNAKLNWANLANAKLIGADLTGTYLSTLKSIEGTDFTDARNAPNSVEIVNMEEVNPTP, encoded by the coding sequence ATGAACGCAAAAGAACTTCTCGAAAGTTATGCTCAGGGCGATCGCGACTTTAGTAAGCGATCGCTCATTGGCTTGATCTTGACTGGTGCAAATCTATCTGGATCAAACTTTATCGAATCGGATCTTGAAGAAATTACCCTCGACATTGCCAACTTAGAGGATGTGGAGCTAAATCTCGCGAATTTGGTCAGAGCAAATTTGAGTGGTTCGATTTTGATCCAAGCTAACCTCAATGGCACAATCTTAGAACAGGCTTCATTAATTGGGGCAAACCTTTCGGAAGCTTTCTTAATCGAAGCAGATTTAAGTGATGCGGTTTTGGTGGAGACAAATTTTACTAATGCCTTTTTGACAAATGCTAACTTGACGCGATCGCGATTATGTCGAGCAAATCTAGCTAATGCCTTTTTGACAGGTGCTTATCTAAATGGTGCAGATCTACGTGGGGCAAATCTCACAGGAGCAGATCTCAGTCGCGCTAATCTGACGGGGACAAATCTCGCAGGAGCAGATCTCAGTCGCGCTAATCTGACGAATGCCAAACTCAATTGGGCAAATCTTGCCAATGCGAAGTTAATTGGGGCAGATTTGACAGGAACCTATCTATCAACCTTGAAGAGTATTGAGGGTACTGATTTTACGGATGCACGTAATGCCCCGAACTCCGTCGAGATTGTTAATATGGAAGAGGTAAACCCAACTCCATAG